In one window of Maribacter sp. BPC-D8 DNA:
- a CDS encoding OmpA family protein: MRSVLNLFFLFFIVFAQAQGFQDELESEVSNNTNNAIASDIDADDKKAFQKAAEELSIPYRAFHDIPETKNGYYIISGTFSKSKNLKSQIKKFNKKGFEAGYFQNPQNQLYYLYLNHYTSWEDAINDCSTQFDNRYDDEVWILKMINSDLYTESESVAELPTESEIETTTILEESSTLEKTPELVLANETLLETASIPVEDVSYDMLTASKENDPAVKSKLVKRADEYFDKMWYAEAAKLYEQALSKGEKAYTYDVLKKAGDAHYFNTDMENAYKWYNILYTKYESDMSSDYLFKYAHSLKGIGNYKRSKRLLKLYNRKLAGEEIAQDTEQNEIVLDGLLRMEEKFDIDNLNINSKYSEFSPMYYGGDEMVYASAKDSSIFTTRKYKWNNQPYLDLFVAKVNEESQDFKDAIKFSKKINTKYHEASVAFTPDNETMYFTRNNYGKKLKRDKNGINHLKIYRSKKVDGEWLEAEEVPFNSDNYSTGHPALSPDGKQLYFVSDMPGTLGETDIFVVDVLEDGSFSSPRNLGPEINTEHKEMFPFINDKKLYFSSDGHVGLGGLDVFEVAFDDEAGFLEVRNVGKPVNSSKDDFSFIVDEESQKGYFASNRDGGKGDDDIYSFKTLQLEEIPTSINAISGIVTELITGDLMPNALVELLDENNIKLKEMETDENGNFIFEDLDADTRYVLKTTKGSYFDDTREAATKDNEIVNVDVSMRKLNDMIAVENGIKKLKTEMIHFNFDKSYIRDDAAVELNKLVEVMNDSPNMVIKIESHTDSRGDDVYNKYLSDKRAKSTRDYIIAQGIDPSRIESAIGYGEEQLINDCDGTVRCTEKQHYLNRRSEFIIVDM, translated from the coding sequence ATGAGAAGTGTATTAAATTTATTTTTTCTGTTCTTTATCGTTTTTGCACAAGCCCAAGGCTTTCAAGACGAACTTGAGTCTGAGGTGTCAAACAATACTAACAATGCCATAGCTTCTGATATAGATGCTGATGACAAAAAGGCATTTCAAAAGGCTGCTGAAGAGCTATCCATTCCTTACAGGGCTTTTCATGATATTCCAGAAACCAAAAATGGATACTATATAATTTCTGGTACATTCTCTAAAAGCAAGAATCTTAAATCTCAAATTAAGAAATTTAATAAAAAAGGGTTTGAAGCAGGATACTTTCAAAATCCTCAAAACCAACTATACTATCTATATTTAAATCATTATACATCTTGGGAAGATGCTATTAACGATTGTTCTACACAATTCGATAATCGTTATGATGATGAAGTTTGGATACTAAAAATGATCAATAGTGATTTATATACTGAATCAGAATCAGTAGCTGAGTTACCAACCGAATCAGAAATAGAAACAACTACAATATTAGAAGAAAGCTCAACATTAGAAAAAACACCAGAACTAGTATTAGCTAATGAAACTTTGTTAGAGACAGCATCTATACCAGTAGAAGATGTTTCTTATGATATGCTTACGGCATCAAAAGAAAATGACCCAGCTGTTAAATCAAAGCTTGTAAAAAGAGCTGACGAGTATTTTGACAAAATGTGGTACGCCGAAGCAGCCAAACTTTATGAGCAAGCTCTATCTAAAGGAGAAAAAGCTTATACATATGATGTATTGAAGAAAGCGGGAGATGCGCATTACTTTAATACAGATATGGAAAACGCTTATAAGTGGTACAACATATTATATACAAAGTATGAGTCTGACATGAGTTCTGACTACCTATTTAAATATGCTCACTCTCTTAAAGGTATTGGAAACTATAAAAGGTCAAAACGTTTATTAAAGTTATATAATAGAAAATTAGCTGGCGAAGAGATTGCACAGGATACAGAACAGAATGAAATAGTTTTAGATGGTCTTCTAAGAATGGAGGAAAAGTTTGACATCGACAACCTGAACATTAATTCAAAGTATTCAGAATTTTCGCCAATGTATTATGGTGGTGATGAAATGGTTTATGCATCTGCTAAAGATTCTTCTATATTTACTACCAGAAAATACAAATGGAACAATCAACCTTACTTAGATTTATTTGTTGCCAAGGTAAATGAAGAATCTCAAGATTTTAAAGATGCCATTAAATTTTCTAAAAAGATAAATACAAAATATCACGAAGCATCTGTTGCTTTCACACCTGATAATGAGACGATGTATTTTACCAGAAACAATTATGGTAAAAAACTAAAGCGTGATAAAAACGGAATAAACCACCTTAAGATCTACCGTTCTAAAAAAGTAGATGGAGAATGGTTAGAAGCTGAAGAAGTACCTTTCAACAGTGACAATTACTCTACTGGTCACCCAGCACTAAGTCCTGATGGAAAGCAATTATATTTTGTTTCTGATATGCCAGGTACTTTAGGCGAAACAGATATTTTCGTTGTAGATGTTCTTGAAGATGGTTCTTTTTCTTCTCCAAGAAATCTTGGTCCTGAAATTAATACGGAGCACAAAGAAATGTTTCCGTTTATAAATGACAAAAAATTATACTTTTCATCTGATGGTCATGTAGGCTTAGGAGGATTAGATGTCTTTGAAGTTGCCTTTGATGATGAAGCTGGCTTTTTAGAAGTACGTAATGTAGGTAAGCCTGTAAATAGTAGTAAAGATGATTTCTCTTTTATTGTAGATGAAGAGTCTCAGAAGGGATACTTTGCATCTAACCGTGATGGTGGTAAAGGTGATGATGATATCTATTCTTTTAAAACATTACAGCTCGAAGAAATACCAACCAGTATAAATGCTATATCGGGTATTGTTACCGAGTTAATCACTGGCGATTTAATGCCAAATGCATTAGTTGAATTACTTGATGAGAACAACATCAAACTTAAAGAAATGGAAACCGACGAAAATGGAAACTTCATTTTTGAAGATTTAGATGCTGATACAAGATATGTTTTAAAAACCACCAAAGGTTCGTACTTTGATGACACTAGAGAAGCTGCAACAAAAGACAATGAGATTGTTAATGTAGATGTTTCAATGAGAAAACTTAATGATATGATCGCTGTTGAGAATGGCATTAAGAAGCTTAAAACAGAGATGATTCACTTTAACTTTGATAAATCATACATACGAGACGATGCTGCTGTAGAGCTTAATAAACTAGTAGAAGTAATGAACGATTCGCCTAATATGGTTATTAAAATTGAATCTCATACCGATTCAAGGGGTGATGACGTTTATAACAAATACTTATCTGATAAGCGTGCTAAATCTACCAGAGACTATATCATTGCTCAAGGTATTGATCCAAGTAGAATTGAAAGCGCCATTGGTTATGGAGAAGAACAGTTAATTAATGATTGTGATGGAACAGTTCGTTGTACAGAAAAGCAACATTACCTTAACCGTAGATCAGAGTTTATTATCGTAGACATGTAA
- a CDS encoding DUF6747 family protein: protein MEKITLVKEIYVEAFRNWKSFLLEHYFKIFSWLCFLLIAYASYVLIFRVSTGFSFSNL from the coding sequence ATGGAAAAAATTACCCTAGTTAAAGAAATATACGTTGAAGCTTTTAGAAATTGGAAAAGTTTTCTTTTAGAGCACTACTTTAAAATATTTTCGTGGCTGTGTTTTTTATTGATTGCTTATGCCTCTTACGTTTTAATTTTTAGAGTGTCTACCGGCTTTTCTTTCAGTAATTTATAA
- a CDS encoding DUF4837 family protein encodes MKKRISLCFLAILGLSIACKEDGKADYLPESVGAMNTLTVVIDNDLWNSNVGDAIRENYTAAAQGLTWDEALFSVTQIPQQIFTGSIRNTSSVLYVMEDTLNVAHMKSNMYSKPQKVGVIKGRNKEEIIANIKKTAPEFIADFKALEIAKAQKRFEKSLNKEKALEDKFDISMKIPSIYRVGREEDNFVWIDRQIQKGNMNIIAYTMPWDSFQNDSTFVQDIIKMRDSIGGLYIGGEDIPGKNNHMITEKAFSPYVFPAEVSGRKAAEVRGIWEMSAYPMAGPFLTYIISDKENNRKLIVEGFVFAPATKKRDYMFELEAIMKSVRFNVNEQDK; translated from the coding sequence ATGAAAAAAAGAATTTCACTTTGTTTTTTAGCAATTTTAGGATTGTCAATTGCCTGTAAAGAAGACGGCAAAGCAGATTACCTACCAGAGTCGGTAGGCGCCATGAACACTTTAACGGTAGTTATAGATAATGATTTATGGAACAGTAATGTAGGCGATGCTATTCGTGAAAACTATACCGCTGCTGCACAAGGTTTAACTTGGGACGAAGCGCTTTTTAGTGTTACCCAAATACCACAACAAATTTTCACGGGATCTATTCGTAATACAAGCTCAGTGCTGTATGTTATGGAAGATACTTTGAATGTAGCCCACATGAAATCTAACATGTATTCGAAACCGCAGAAAGTGGGGGTGATCAAGGGGCGAAATAAAGAAGAGATAATTGCAAATATTAAAAAGACGGCTCCAGAATTTATTGCAGACTTTAAAGCCCTTGAAATTGCAAAAGCCCAAAAAAGATTCGAGAAATCATTAAATAAGGAAAAAGCACTAGAAGATAAATTCGATATTTCGATGAAAATACCTTCTATTTATAGAGTTGGAAGGGAAGAGGATAATTTTGTGTGGATAGATCGTCAAATTCAAAAAGGGAATATGAATATTATCGCATACACCATGCCTTGGGATAGTTTTCAGAACGATTCTACTTTTGTTCAAGACATTATAAAGATGCGTGATTCTATTGGCGGACTTTATATTGGCGGTGAAGATATTCCTGGAAAGAATAATCATATGATTACAGAAAAAGCTTTTTCTCCATATGTCTTTCCTGCTGAGGTTTCAGGTAGAAAAGCAGCAGAAGTGAGGGGAATTTGGGAAATGTCCGCTTATCCTATGGCAGGTCCGTTTTTAACCTATATCATAAGTGATAAAGAGAACAATCGTAAATTGATTGTTGAAGGGTTTGTTTTTGCCCCAGCAACCAAGAAAAGAGATTACATGTTCGAGCTAGAAGCAATTATGAAATCTGTACGGTTCAATGTTAATGAACAAGACAAATAA
- a CDS encoding LysM peptidoglycan-binding domain-containing protein — protein sequence MNKVTYKCFYLLGLALMPVLGSAQQENTVSAVSDSLNSTTIIVNDSITEVVPLNQLDVVKSSKTESLVLYKPTESSSYNLQDNALAAKFDSLWMKELVDAAPLFNEMYQEVLELDTVSTYVLDLPTDTLKMRLAKLNAKTPFNVEYNKSLESVIKSFLTRKRGLMERMLTISQFYFPLFEQEFDNKNIPLEMKYLSIVESALNPKARSRVGATGLWQFMYGTGKEMKLNINSYVDERSDPIKSTAAAANYLNRLHRIYDDWDLALAAYNSGPGNVNKAIRRSGGQRNYWNIRRNLPRETAGYVPAFQATMYIFEYAEEHGLKAKIADRAYFETDTIHVKSLITFDQISELAGIDKEELKVLNPHYKLDVIPFVEGRAHALRLPVHKMGKFVANEEAIYAHVEKELKSKESPIAQITKQADANSIRYRVRDGDFLGKIAERYGVRVSQLKQWNGLRSNNLKIGQRLTIYPKHNSGSSVKPKQTPSRTAVASNSKTHEVRSGDSLWTISKKYPGVTIDNLRKWNGISGNNLKLGTKLKLCDCSS from the coding sequence ATGAATAAAGTAACCTATAAGTGTTTTTATTTACTAGGATTAGCTTTGATGCCAGTCTTAGGATCTGCACAACAAGAAAATACTGTTTCTGCTGTTTCAGATTCTTTAAACAGCACTACTATAATTGTCAATGATTCAATCACAGAAGTGGTTCCTTTGAATCAATTAGATGTAGTAAAAAGTTCTAAAACCGAAAGTTTGGTTTTATACAAACCAACAGAATCTTCTTCTTATAATCTTCAGGATAATGCATTAGCAGCTAAGTTCGATAGTCTTTGGATGAAAGAACTCGTAGATGCAGCTCCGCTTTTTAATGAAATGTACCAAGAGGTATTAGAATTAGATACCGTTTCTACCTACGTTTTAGATTTGCCAACAGATACCTTAAAAATGCGTTTGGCAAAATTGAATGCGAAAACGCCTTTCAATGTAGAATACAATAAGTCTTTAGAAAGTGTCATTAAATCATTTCTAACTAGAAAAAGAGGTTTAATGGAGCGTATGCTTACCATTAGCCAATTTTACTTTCCTTTATTTGAACAAGAATTTGACAATAAGAACATTCCATTAGAAATGAAATATTTGTCTATTGTAGAATCTGCTTTAAACCCTAAGGCGCGTTCTAGAGTAGGGGCAACAGGTCTTTGGCAGTTTATGTACGGTACGGGTAAAGAAATGAAGCTGAACATTAACAGTTATGTTGATGAGCGTAGTGATCCAATAAAATCTACTGCTGCAGCCGCTAATTACTTAAATAGATTACATAGAATTTATGATGATTGGGATTTAGCCTTGGCTGCTTATAATTCTGGTCCTGGTAACGTAAATAAAGCTATTCGTAGAAGTGGCGGTCAACGTAATTACTGGAATATTAGAAGAAACTTACCTAGAGAAACTGCTGGCTATGTTCCAGCTTTTCAAGCTACCATGTATATTTTTGAGTATGCAGAAGAACATGGTTTGAAAGCAAAGATAGCGGATCGCGCCTATTTTGAAACAGATACAATTCATGTTAAAAGCTTAATAACCTTTGATCAGATCTCTGAATTGGCAGGTATTGATAAAGAAGAATTAAAGGTGCTTAACCCTCATTATAAATTAGACGTTATACCTTTTGTAGAAGGGAGAGCACATGCGCTAAGATTACCTGTTCATAAAATGGGAAAATTCGTAGCGAATGAAGAAGCTATATATGCTCATGTAGAAAAGGAATTGAAAAGTAAAGAAAGTCCGATTGCTCAAATAACGAAGCAAGCAGATGCAAATAGTATTAGATATAGAGTTAGAGATGGCGATTTTCTTGGAAAAATTGCTGAACGCTACGGTGTGCGTGTAAGCCAATTGAAACAATGGAACGGGTTGCGAAGTAATAATTTGAAAATCGGACAACGATTAACAATTTACCCAAAACATAATTCGGGTTCTTCTGTAAAACCTAAACAAACTCCTTCTAGAACGGCTGTTGCGAGCAATTCTAAAACACATGAAGTTAGAAGCGGAGACTCATTATGGACGATTTCTAAAAAATATCCTGGTGTAACTATAGATAATTTACGAAAGTGGAACGGTATTAGTGGTAACAATTTAAAGCTAGGCACAAAACTTAAATTGTGCGACTGTTCATCGTAA
- a CDS encoding phosphoglycerate kinase → MKVLNDFNFEDKKALIRVDFNVPLNDKFEVTDNTRIQAAKPTIIKVLEDGGSAVLMSHLGRPKGVRNPDLSLSHIVDAVSDVIGVTVKFVSDCVGEEAEKAVAELQNGEVLLLENLRFHSEEEKGDEAFAEKLSKLGDIYVNDAFGTAHRAHASTTVIAKFFPGAKCFGYLLAKEIEAIDKVMATGEKPVLAILGGAKVSSKITIIENILDKIDDLIIGGGMTYTFIKAQGGKVGDSICEDDKMELAMEILKQAKEKNVNVHIPVDVIAADAFDANANTQVVDVDKIPDGWQGLDAGPDTLQNFKKVILASKTILWNGPIGVFEMEKFAAGTIAVGNYIAEATKAGSFSLVGGGDSVAAVKQFGFENKVSYVSTGGGAMLESLEGKTLPGIAAILD, encoded by the coding sequence ATGAAAGTATTGAATGACTTTAATTTTGAAGATAAAAAAGCGTTAATTAGAGTGGACTTCAATGTTCCATTAAATGACAAATTTGAAGTAACAGATAACACTAGAATTCAAGCAGCTAAGCCAACAATTATTAAAGTGTTGGAAGATGGCGGTAGTGCTGTGCTTATGAGCCATTTGGGAAGACCAAAAGGAGTGCGCAATCCAGATTTGTCTTTAAGTCATATCGTAGATGCTGTTTCTGATGTTATTGGGGTTACTGTAAAGTTTGTAAGCGACTGTGTTGGTGAAGAAGCTGAAAAAGCAGTTGCAGAATTACAGAATGGCGAGGTACTTTTATTAGAGAACCTTAGATTTCATAGTGAAGAAGAAAAAGGTGATGAAGCTTTCGCAGAAAAGCTTTCAAAGCTAGGAGATATATATGTTAATGATGCTTTTGGTACGGCTCACCGTGCACATGCATCTACTACTGTAATAGCTAAATTTTTTCCGGGTGCTAAGTGTTTTGGTTATTTATTAGCGAAAGAAATAGAGGCTATCGATAAGGTTATGGCTACAGGTGAAAAACCGGTATTGGCAATTTTAGGTGGAGCAAAAGTTTCTTCTAAGATTACTATCATCGAAAATATTCTTGATAAAATCGATGATTTGATCATCGGTGGCGGTATGACTTATACTTTTATTAAGGCGCAAGGTGGTAAAGTAGGAGATTCTATTTGTGAAGATGACAAGATGGAACTTGCGATGGAAATTCTTAAGCAGGCTAAGGAGAAAAATGTTAATGTACACATACCAGTAGATGTTATTGCTGCAGATGCTTTTGATGCGAATGCAAATACACAAGTAGTAGACGTTGACAAAATACCAGATGGTTGGCAAGGATTGGATGCCGGGCCTGATACATTACAAAACTTCAAAAAAGTGATTCTAGCTTCTAAAACAATTCTTTGGAACGGACCTATTGGTGTTTTTGAGATGGAAAAATTTGCAGCTGGTACTATTGCAGTTGGTAATTATATTGCAGAAGCTACTAAAGCAGGTTCTTTTTCATTAGTTGGTGGTGGAGATTCTGTTGCTGCAGTAAAACAATTCGGTTTTGAAAACAAAGTTAGTTATGTATCAACAGGCGGAGGTGCAATGCTAGAAAGTTTAGAAGGTAAAACTTTACCAGGGATCGCTGCTATATTAGACTAG
- a CDS encoding ATP-binding protein has protein sequence MLFNEILGLSHIKKHLASSADAGRIPHAQLFVGPEGCGLLPMALAYAQYIICSNTNGENNGGNEACNLKFKSFAHPDVHFAFPVSNSDKVKSHAVSNHYMKEWREFILEQPYGNLFDWYRHIEIEKKQGQIGVDEAQDIVKKLSLKSYEGGYKVMLIWMAEKMNTAASNKLLKLIEEPPDKTIFLLLCEDEEQIIQTIKSRCQVVHFPPLAEDAIASALTEKGASKPEAMLLAHEANGNYNKALDLLNKDSEDLVFENWFVQWVRTAFKAKGNKAAIHELLLWSEEVAKTGRETQKNFLSYCITVMRQALMINYGAEELAYLKIHAEGFQLKKFAPFVHENNIIDITKELEDAIYHVERNGNSKIIFTDLSIKLTRLLHRKKSELK, from the coding sequence ATGTTATTCAATGAAATTTTAGGACTTTCACATATTAAAAAACACCTAGCATCAAGTGCAGATGCCGGTAGAATACCACATGCACAATTATTTGTTGGTCCAGAGGGGTGCGGTCTTTTGCCTATGGCATTGGCATATGCTCAATATATTATATGTTCAAATACAAATGGAGAAAACAATGGTGGCAATGAAGCTTGCAATTTAAAGTTCAAGTCATTTGCCCACCCAGACGTTCATTTTGCTTTTCCTGTTTCTAATTCTGATAAGGTAAAATCTCACGCCGTAAGTAACCATTACATGAAAGAATGGCGAGAGTTTATACTAGAACAGCCCTATGGAAATCTTTTTGACTGGTATCGCCACATTGAAATTGAAAAGAAACAAGGGCAAATAGGTGTTGATGAAGCACAAGATATTGTAAAAAAATTATCATTAAAATCTTATGAAGGTGGTTATAAGGTGATGTTAATTTGGATGGCAGAAAAGATGAACACTGCAGCTTCGAACAAATTATTAAAGCTAATAGAAGAACCGCCCGATAAAACTATCTTCTTACTACTGTGTGAAGACGAAGAGCAAATTATACAGACCATAAAATCTAGATGTCAAGTTGTTCATTTTCCTCCTTTAGCAGAAGATGCTATTGCCTCAGCCTTAACTGAGAAAGGTGCTAGCAAACCAGAAGCAATGCTATTGGCTCATGAGGCAAATGGTAACTACAATAAAGCTCTTGATCTCTTAAATAAGGATTCTGAAGATTTAGTTTTCGAAAATTGGTTCGTACAATGGGTTCGAACTGCTTTTAAGGCAAAAGGCAATAAAGCCGCTATTCATGAATTGTTATTGTGGAGCGAAGAGGTTGCAAAAACCGGTAGAGAAACACAGAAAAACTTTCTAAGCTACTGCATTACGGTTATGAGACAGGCACTCATGATTAATTATGGTGCAGAAGAACTTGCTTATCTAAAAATACATGCCGAAGGATTTCAATTGAAGAAATTTGCACCTTTTGTTCATGAAAACAACATTATAGATATTACCAAAGAGCTGGAAGATGCTATTTACCATGTGGAAAGAAATGGGAATTCTAAAATCATATTTACCGACCTTTCTATTAAACTAACTAGACTGCTTCACAGAAAGAAGTCTGAACTTAAATAA
- a CDS encoding DoxX family protein: protein MNILLKNSTVILLLLFLIITFLQSGFDKITDWNGNISWLKEHFSKTIFKNIVPLLVGIILVTEVIAGLLCVVGVYEIFSSGKSSFALYGAILSGITLLMLLFGQRLAKDYEGAKTIAVYFIPTILLVFLLQAQSYHF from the coding sequence ATGAATATTTTACTGAAAAATTCTACTGTAATATTGTTGCTCTTATTTTTGATCATCACCTTTTTACAAAGCGGATTTGATAAAATAACCGATTGGAACGGTAATATATCTTGGCTGAAAGAACACTTCTCAAAAACTATTTTTAAAAATATAGTCCCTTTATTGGTTGGTATTATTTTGGTAACCGAGGTTATTGCCGGTTTACTATGTGTAGTAGGTGTATATGAGATTTTTAGTTCAGGAAAATCAAGTTTCGCACTATATGGAGCAATACTATCAGGTATAACATTGCTTATGCTATTATTCGGGCAGAGACTTGCAAAAGATTACGAAGGTGCCAAAACAATAGCGGTTTATTTTATACCAACAATTTTACTTGTATTTCTACTACAAGCTCAGAGCTATCATTTTTAA
- the folB gene encoding dihydroneopterin aldolase yields the protein MGKVQLENIKAYAHHGCLPQETNIGSDYLVNVSVDTNLLIASVSDELKDTVDYVHINKIVKQEMATPSKLLEHVTKRIIDRIFIEIPTVDSAMVSVSKINPPINGDVEKVTVSLNLQRGQSVQ from the coding sequence ATGGGTAAAGTACAATTAGAGAATATAAAAGCATATGCCCACCACGGGTGTTTGCCTCAAGAAACTAATATTGGTAGTGATTATTTGGTCAACGTTTCTGTTGATACAAATTTATTGATTGCCTCAGTTTCCGACGAGTTAAAAGATACTGTTGATTATGTTCATATTAACAAGATTGTAAAGCAAGAGATGGCAACGCCTTCTAAGTTATTGGAGCATGTCACTAAAAGAATAATTGACCGAATTTTTATTGAAATTCCGACCGTAGATTCTGCTATGGTATCTGTTTCTAAAATCAATCCGCCAATAAACGGAGACGTAGAAAAGGTAACGGTATCATTGAATTTACAAAGAGGACAATCTGTTCAGTAA
- a CDS encoding type IX secretion system membrane protein PorP/SprF: MRNSLLTLVLFISVFSLRGQELTIPQLSQYLADNPFVMSPTYAGIGDHVKIRLNGLTQWVGIKDAPDTQSLAADMRVGEKSGIGMVLYNDSNGETKQQGARFSFAHHLTLDRYDDEFLSFGLSYNFNQFRIDNTNPDLIADPAYVGDKATTNHNFDIGALYRYDKFYFSINASNILDKNLSNFNALYEPNRLRNYYVYTGYRYMKKRTSKMEIEPSVLFQLFESDGRSVTDLNLKFRFYDFEDYFYAGVNYRFLNDQIGNPLYIAPIAGLKKSNFYFGYSYQVILNELLGYSSGTHVITLGVDLFQGISNCRCTY; this comes from the coding sequence ATGCGGAACAGTCTATTGACACTGGTATTATTTATAAGCGTATTCTCCCTAAGAGGGCAGGAGCTTACTATACCTCAATTATCTCAATATCTTGCCGATAACCCCTTTGTAATGTCCCCAACTTACGCAGGTATTGGTGACCATGTTAAAATAAGACTTAACGGTCTTACACAATGGGTAGGTATTAAAGATGCACCCGATACCCAATCTCTAGCAGCAGATATGCGTGTTGGTGAAAAATCTGGTATTGGTATGGTTTTATATAACGATAGTAATGGTGAAACAAAGCAACAGGGAGCTAGATTCTCATTTGCGCACCACCTTACTTTAGACCGTTATGATGATGAGTTTTTATCATTCGGTCTCTCGTATAATTTTAACCAATTTAGAATTGATAACACAAATCCTGATTTAATTGCCGATCCAGCATATGTTGGCGATAAGGCAACAACAAATCACAACTTTGATATTGGTGCACTATATAGGTATGACAAATTTTATTTCAGTATCAATGCTTCAAATATCTTAGATAAAAATTTAAGTAATTTCAACGCCTTATACGAGCCTAATAGACTAAGAAACTATTATGTGTATACTGGTTATAGATACATGAAGAAAAGAACCAGCAAGATGGAAATTGAACCTTCTGTGTTGTTTCAGTTGTTCGAGAGTGATGGGCGTTCTGTTACGGATTTAAACTTGAAATTTAGATTTTACGATTTTGAAGATTATTTCTATGCAGGTGTCAACTATCGTTTCTTGAACGATCAAATTGGTAATCCGCTTTACATCGCTCCAATAGCAGGTTTAAAGAAAAGTAATTTTTACTTCGGATATTCTTATCAAGTTATACTTAACGAACTTCTTGGGTATAGTTCTGGTACGCATGTAATCACCTTAGGGGTAGATTTATTTCAAGGTATCAGTAATTGTCGTTGTACGTATTAA